The DNA segment tcttcaGATGTGCATTAGGAGGGAGTCCTTCACTCCCTTGTGATATGCCCATTTTGTTTAATTGAGATAAGTGATTGAAACTGCCAGCAAACATAACTATAGtgctgttgattttttttaaaaaaaatgcaaaatggaTTCATATGAGTGTTGCAAGTCATGACAGAAGAGTACACTTTAGAGATGTGAAATACTGCTTCAAGTCTATGTAATACACACTACACCTCATTTCTATCCAGTGGGAAAACCAAACCTCCCTGTTTCACAGAGAGAGAGGCTATTACATTGCTGGAGCTGAAATAGTTAATGTTTAATATAGGTTTTTCTGTTTATTGGGAAAGGTCATAAAACTTCTCTGCGCTTACCagtgcttccaccacactccttcATGCACTCCTCTTCAGAAACAAACCTATTGTCATTGCCATCACAGCCACCATAGAGGAACTGTTGGCAGGTCTGGGTGTCAGCACTGTAGTAATACATGGGATGAGATGCTCGACAACGCCCATTATCCTTAGGAAGTTTACATTTTTCAGGtactgcaaataaaaataaaggaataaaGATTCAGATATATTGTTGTGGCCATTCTTTAATGCAGTGCTAGAAAGGGCCAAAATATCCTAACGGTGCCAGATCCTATCTGAACTTAAAATCTAAGCTTTGGTTAGAAGAAGGAGACCATCAACAAACAGCAGGTGTTGCAGACAATGCTGTACGGAAAGGAACTGGCGAAACCATTTATAAGCATTCCTATTCCTTCaacaaaacccaatgaaattgatGGGATCATTATaaaggtggcttgaaggcacatacatacagtTTATTATAGAGGGATTAGACAAAAGAATGGAATGGATATTGTCTAGGAACAATTGGTGATCTCTCTTGAGTGTGTTGAAGGAGAATAGTGCTACTGAAATTGAGCTAATCCTTTCCGCCCTGTTACTGATATCTGTGGTGTACAAGAAGTGGGGAAACCAAGCTGCACTTTGGATAATGAGACAATGACTCGCAGCAGCACAATATTCCCCAGTGGTTAAAGCTCTTCTCTCCCAAGGAGCAAAGCACTAGTGCCGATGTGCTAAATGCCCAACCAACCATctatacttcacttcggcagaaaaaatggaatgcaaagatacagaatgggggacgcctggctagacagcagtagatgtgaaaaagatcttggagtccttgtggacaacaagttaaatatgagctaacaatgtgatgcggctgctaagaaagccaacgggattttggcctgcatcaataggggaatagcgtctagatccagggaagtcatgttacacctctattctgccttggtcagaccacacctggaatactgcgtccaattctgggcaccgcagttgaagggagatgttgacaagctggaaagcatccagaggagggcaactaaaatgattaagggtctggagaacaagccctatgaggagtggcttaaagagctgggcatgtttagcctgcagaagagaaggctgagaggagacatgatagccatgtacaaatatgtgaggggaagtcatagggaggagggagcaaacttgttttctgctgccctgcagactaggaagcggaacaatggcttcaaactacaggaaaggagattccacttgaacatcaggaagaacttcctcacagtgagggctgttcggcagtggaactctctgccccggactgtggtggaggctccttctttggaggcttttaagcagaggctggatggccatctgtcgggggtgctttgaatgcgatttcctgcttcttagcggggggttggactggatggcccatgaggtctcttccaactctactattctatgattctatgattctatactgcaAAATGGTTTTGTGGAGCTCCACTAGTGTAGCTCAGGAGGAGATTACCCCAGACTATTTCACCTGATATGGATGAATGCTGAATTGCTCCAAAGAACTCTTATCTCTATTCTGGCCAGAGACACACATCATCTCAGACCACTGTGTGAAGAAAGTGAAAATAACTACTGAGGACACAGTAACGGCATTGCATCATGGTTGGTTGATATGGCTCCCCACTGCTGAGTCACCTTATGTGGCTCTctaaatggaaaaggaaaatggcaGGCAGGACCATTAATGGTGTGGCAGGGACAATGTGTCTGAACCTTCTGTTCTCAACGACTTATTGAAGCATGACATTTCACATTTACATGTGTTATTTGCCTTCAAACTGATTTCGACTTCTGCTGACCCTACGGATCAAGAGATCACAAAACAACCTACTAGTGGCCATCTCATTTGCTCTAGGAAACCCGGGGCTATGACTTACTTTAttgatccaagccatttttgcgtTTGTGGTGTCTATTTTGTCCTATTGTCCTCAACTTTCTCCAGTGTGTTTTCCAGCATATGTTTTCTGGCACTCTCTCCAAAATACTTTAGCCTTAATTCACTTATGTTCTACTGAAAATTCATGCATGATTTACTCAAAAACCATTTCTTTGTGTTCTTTTGGACAGTGCATGTTATCTGTAAAATTCTCTTACATCACATTCCATTGGGTACATTATGGGACAAATGTTGAGACAGCTTATTGTTATGATACTGAAGCAAACCTGGGGGCTTTCTATGCAATTGCTGCATCATCATTCGAGATAATATACTTGATGGCACATTCAGGCTTCTTATTCAGTCCATGAACCGCCATTGCTCCAGCAATCCAgtaagttctttcttctgaagaaaaataatttttcccCCTTGGAGCACAAAAAAGTCTTCCTGAGATGGCCAACATTTCCTGGCCCTCTTTGGTGACTCCTTCAAGGTTGCTTATATGAGTTGCTCTAGGCAAGGGATGGAGACGTAAGAGAAAAGGATCTGGACAGATGGTTTGCATTGCTTCTACTTCCTCTGATATTTGGGTACCTTTTATGTCTCTAACAGGGATGTGGTTGGGAAGGGGGAGAAAAATTAGGACATTTACTCTCCCATACACAAgacctctgccccccccccccccccaatgggattttccttcagttcccaaatttTTGGCATTGGAATAGGTTAAAACTTCAGCAGAACTTCACTCGAGACATCAAAGGctatttctatatctatatagaaatagataaaggaataactgggctattgtatgatatactaatcacattaacttacaatacaaaaataaccattatagataattggaaacaggaaaaaaaacttcactgagaaattaattgggacttggattgacaatattcataaaattaaacatataagattaaagaaacccaaaggaaaataatatctaaatggtatagaaccccactccaagtagcacatataatgggaaatacttcaaataagtgttggcataacTGTGGGAAAATAGGaacattttcccacatgtggtgggactgtagaaaaattcagaaaacttctatagaaaaataagaaaaataatggaagaaataatagggaaaaaattaatatgggacaaagctagatacatgtctctcacagtaaaggtaagggaagataacaataattggacagagattctaaaatatatgacagccgcaatacaagccatgatagcccgaggatggagggatgatacaaaatgggatgtagaaacctggtgggcttatatatcaatatataattaacgatttcatcattcaaaagaaaaaaatatatacaaatagcctaaaagatcaagactagttaaggaaatggactgttctaatcgacaaaatagacggagacgaaagataccgcaccttgaaccaggcgttccacacgattaaactgatgtattgacaattttgaatggctgttccaggggggtggggggtatgggggggagggtgggggtggagggtgatacatttctaagaactgtttaaaatatcatttaagaaatagttatctttggaacaatgtatactgaaataagttatgtatggcaaaaatagttaattgttatgatgtatcaaaaataaataaataaataaataaataagagacatCAAAGGCTAGACATTTGGGAGGTGAAGGATAATTTCATTGAAGCCCAGAACTCTGATTTGTTGGGATAATGGTTTCATCTTATCCCATTCCCCATTCTGCCATTGGTCTCTATTTGCATGACCTGAATTGGCCACCTCACTCTACATGAGTCTACCTTCCCAGTGACTTACTACTTCTCCACATaggagacacacacagagaaattCAGACCATATTTTGCTAGTGAATGACGGAGAACAGAGTATCTTTTCCCCAAGCGATGTGAGGATATACCTCACCCCATTGCAGCCATTGTAAGTGGTCTTATTTTATATCAACTTACATAACGTTTATATTATAGTTGAATTGCATAAATGTTGCCTGGGCATACACTGTGTCTTCCTTAGAACTGCACTGAGAGAGTGTCTGGCTCCTCTGTGTTTCTTCAGATGTTGGCCTGAACCTTTTTGGGCATTCtcagctagaatcatagaatcatataatagtagagttgggcagcagaaaacaagctccctccctcctccctatgacttcccctcacatatttgtacatggctatcatgtctcctctcagccttctcttttgcagactaaacatgcccagttctttaagccgctcctcatagggcttgttctccagacctttgatcattttagttgccctcctctggacgcttgccagcatgtcaacatctcccttcaactgcggttggacacagtattccaggtgtggtctgaccaaggcagaatagaggggagcaggacttccctggatctagacgctatacccctattgatgcaggccagaatcctgttggctttcttagcagccgcatcacattgttggctcatgtttaacttgttgttcacgaggactccaagatctttttcgcacatactgctgtcaacccaggcgtcccccattctgtatctttgcattccatttttttctgccgaagtgaagtatcttccatttgtccctgttgaacttcattttgttagtttcagcccatctctctagtctgtcaagatcgttttgaattctgctcctgtcttctggagtgttagctatccctcccagtttggtgtcgtccgCAAACTTGATTCCTCTTCAATGTTTATGCTGGCTACATCTAGGAGGGTTTGGGATTCCAGCCAGTATATACCAGAAGTGGACAAGGGAACACCCTAGACCAGTGGTGGCGAATCTATGGCATGCGCACCAGAGGGGTCACACAgtgccctctctcctggcacaCATGCCACCCCCTCCCCTGGCCTTCTGTTTTACAAGATCAACAACAAAACTCATACTTAAACAGGGGCAAGAATGAAGCTCTTACCAGCCTGAGCCTGTCCAGGAATGTCCAGAAGATCAGACCATAATGTGAGAAGGACTCCTACAGTGAGGATGGAGAAGACAAAGGAACCACTCTGCATCATGGCTGCTGGATGTGAGTCCCAGTGCTGGTCTATAAGGACATAAACCCCTTATAAATTGCTTCAAGAGGAAATGGGAAGTAGCCTCCAGGTAGCCAGAACAATGAGTTCATTGGCGAAGACACTGAGGAACTCCTTAGTTACGCATTCATGGATACCATTGGATTGTGTATAGTTATTAGGTACccacatgcggggacatgagagaagcctcccacaaggatggtaaaaacatcaaaaacatccgggcgtcccctgggcaacgtccttgcagacagccaattctctcactccagaagcgactcaagttgctcctgacacgaaaaaaaaaggtaCCCACAAGTCCATTTGATGCATGACAAATGTACAAATCAGTGATTCGTAAAAGATCATATCTCTGCTGGATCTGAAAACATATTTTGCCATTTGCTTTATGAGAGTTAAAAAATTAGATAAACTTGGAAGATGAAGAGTTGTTAAATTTAGAGGGACATACTCTGAGATTTGGCTGGCATTTGTACTTATGGTACAAGAAAACGAAAAGTCAGATGGAACTGTCAGTCGAGTTGACCCCTGTCCATGAAATgaagggatatttatttatttatttacagtatttatattctgcccttctcaccctgaaggggactcagggcggatcacaatgtgcacatataatggcaaacattcaatgtcatataaacatagagacagagacagagacgcagaggcgatttaacattcTTTTGTATCCTTTGCTTCAGGCCGCAAAAATGTTTTTGCTCAATCCTGCCTGGATAATGCATAGACTTCAGATGATGACAACAATAAGGAAGGTAACTGCACCAAGCAAACACACAAGAATCCATATTCCTCAGGAAAAACATACAGCTTTATTGAAGGGCATGTTGCCAACATCTTCAGTTTGACTGGTGCAGCAATTTTGAAAGCATTGTGGTTTTCGTCTTATCTCCAACCTGGCCAGAGACAAGCAGCATCTCATGCCACTGTGTGAAGATGGCCACAGTTAGGATAAAGAGGACACAGGGCCTGCATGCATCATAGTTGTTTGATGTGGCTCCCTGGACTGAGCCATCTTATATGGAAGAGGAAAAGGGCAGGCAGACTATTAGTGAATTGCTAGGAATGCTGTAAAACTCTGTAGCCTGTCTGAACCTTCAGGTCTCAATTACTTATTGAAGCAAGTTATTGCCCATTTCTGCGTGTTATCTGCCTTCAAATTGATTTTGGCGTCTCATGGCCCTATGATTCAAGAGATtacaaaacaaattactagtgaCCACCTCATTAGTTCTAGGAAACTCAGGACTATGACTGTGTGTTTGATCTTCATTTTGTCCCATTGCCCTCAACTTTCTCCAGTGCATTTTTTAGCATATCATGTTTTCTGATGTTCTGCCCAAAgtactttaattttaatttagtTCCCTTCTAGTAAAAATTCATGAATGATTTCCTCTGGAACCatttctttgtgtattttttaGCAGTGCATGTTATCTGTAAAATTCTCCACTTGCTCCACATTCCATTGGGTATATTGTGGGACAAATGTTGAGACAGCTAAATCCTCCCTGgtggaatttggaaaataaaagttagaTAACttggtacttacttaggcgattcctcATTGTCTGAGTACGATGGCCTTTCcaatgtagtgtcttggcggtggatacgtaggtgactgtggagacctattcttgacccacatgttcttccacagtgaggacattggtttccaagtggaagggttggcttgatgcgccttcctcttggcatgtttctccctttcgccctccattcgtggaGGAAAGAAGATAGATGTCCAAAGAAGGATTCTCAAAAAGCTAAGCTAGTGCTCCaaaacaggcaggcaggcactgtAGGctaggcaaaaaaataaaataaaaattgaatggATGGAGCTAAGAGACAGATTCTCTTTCCAACTCCATGTGCTATCCAGAAAATGAAGGAGCCATGCAGACAGAatagaccagctttgcagaaagccgcATGAtttactttcttcttctgattggctgaaagggaaaaaaacctgtgtgtagctgcccttgtcaatcatggcagacagaaacacacacaccccagcaCCCCCTCCCAGCCCAGGGCAGCAGAGTAATATGTTAGATTGGGAAAAAAGTCTGAATATGTTTTTTTTAGTTTAACCAAAAAATTTGTCATCTTGTGTTTGATTCATTGATGCTTCGGGGAAGGTCTTCCTGCATTTTGCTTTGGCAGTTCATATCTACAAATAACCGAATTTTTCTGAAACCCCAAACAACATCCAAAGTATTGCACACCTCTATCAATTATTTGTACATGGAACCTTGTCTCCCAGTATGTTTTGGCTTTACTGTCTTTCCTTAATGGCTGCTGGAATTAAGATTATAGAACCAGTTACCTTTGTCTCATTATGGAGCAGTTCTGAATCAAGGAATTGGGCTCCCTGGGGTCAAGAACAAAAAATGGTGAAAAGGAAATCAAGGAGAGGAAGAGATCAGATCTTTTAGTGATCAGTAATCTGTAGGGCGGCCATGCATTAAAATGGACTTGAGGGCACCTAATAGGAACACACAATACAATGATACCCTTGAATACCCAAGGAAGGACAGACTATATGGTTCCTCGGTGTCCATGCCAATGAACACATTGTTCTGCCTGCCTGGAGGCCCCTTCCCATTTCCTTTTGAAGCATCTTATAAGGAGCTTAGCCCAGCACTGGGACCCACATCCATCAGTCATGGTGCAGGCTGGATCCTTTGTCTTCTCCATTCTGACTGTAGGAGTCTTCATCACATTATCGTCTGATCTTCTGGGCATTCCTGGTCACACAGATGGTAAAACCTTCATTTTGCCCCCGTTTAAATATGGGTTTTGTTATTCTTATTCATGATGAGGTTGTAAAACAGAATGTATTCAACTATCTTTAGTCTTCGTAACAACTGGGAGCTTCAACATAAGACTATGTTTTCTTGTCTAGGCTCATAGTTGTCAACTCACTCATAGAGTTTCTTTTAAAGCTTTTCTAAGCTCACGTTATTTACAAAGTGACATGTTGAAGAATTGGAAAATAAGTGGCATTGTAATAAGAGGAGAGCAGGTGACTCTATCTCTTATTCAGATGTGCAGAGGGAGACAGCTGACGTCAACATGAAATCCAAGCTCTGCGTCTTTGTTCTAAATTTCAATTTCTTTTGACTTTTGGTATGCacattgtaaagaagtgtgtttttattttgatttatagatgtcatgtttaatttcattttaaaagtcatgtttaactatgtttaaaagggtaagtattagttaccagtgcgtgggggatggtagccagctcagcattctgaggcaggttgccatagtaatgaccgccgtttggaggaaaaggagggaatgttttaaaaaacagttttagtctgtgatctgagtcacagggaagacactggtttcaggttagggaaaccagggaagctcagatctctatttgtgtcaaattaagcaagttaagtgatttgtttgggtttattcgtagagtctgagtggtaaggggaagcaatcccagttagatccaaagtgatcagttgatagctttggttgtaagagaaggaaaaGGTTTAGACcgctcaaggaaaggagaaagtattttgaaagtggattcatcataggttatatttgcaactgattaagaaagtttaactctgagaagcaacattgtaaccactaagctctgtgcctgaataaactttttagtgttcttcaacatccaagcctctgtcacacatattctaaactaagttacactgccatctaaagtgaataaaaagacgaaaaaggaaaaaaaatcccctctgcctgagttctcCACACACATAGATGCACAACACATTTTGAGATCCACTTCAGCTACGTTGTAtgaagagcagggcctcttcctCCAGCTGGAAAGGAGG comes from the Anolis carolinensis isolate JA03-04 unplaced genomic scaffold, rAnoCar3.1.pri scaffold_8, whole genome shotgun sequence genome and includes:
- the LOC134293397 gene encoding kappaPI-actitoxin-Avd3c-like; the encoded protein is MMQSGSFVFSILTVGVLLTLWSDLLDIPGQAQAVPEKCKLPKDNGRCRASHPMYYYSADTQTCQQFLYGGCDGNDNRFVSEEECMKECGGSTA